In the Methylomonas rhizoryzae genome, one interval contains:
- a CDS encoding LPS-assembly lipoprotein LptE, protein MRSTKATQQLSGIVLVLAALWLGGCGFHLRGSLALPSELKQLFLFGSSAALKDEIKNMLRVSDGKIVASPNEAGVVVKVLKEDLRRRVLSVGSTGKSSEVELNYYLRFQFYDNQEAPLLDEQTLEISRDYFNDQTALLAKDNEELVIKKEIYRQAARMLMLRAQAAVDSIKR, encoded by the coding sequence ATGCGTTCAACCAAAGCAACACAACAGCTCAGCGGCATCGTGCTGGTTTTAGCCGCCTTGTGGCTAGGCGGCTGCGGATTTCATTTGCGCGGTTCGCTGGCCCTACCCAGCGAACTGAAACAATTATTTCTGTTCGGCTCTTCCGCGGCTTTAAAAGACGAAATCAAAAACATGCTGCGGGTTTCGGACGGCAAAATCGTCGCCTCGCCCAACGAAGCGGGCGTCGTGGTAAAAGTACTGAAAGAAGACCTGCGCCGGCGGGTGTTATCGGTCGGCTCCACCGGTAAATCCAGCGAGGTGGAGCTGAATTACTATTTGCGCTTTCAGTTTTACGACAATCAGGAAGCGCCGCTGTTGGACGAGCAAACCCTGGAAATCAGCCGCGACTACTTCAACGATCAAACCGCATTGTTAGCTAAAGACAACGAGGAACTGGTCATCAAAAAAGAAATTTACCGGCAAGCGGCCCGAATGTTGATGTTGCGCGCCCAAGCGGCGGTCGACAGCATTAAACGCTAA
- the holA gene encoding DNA polymerase III subunit delta, protein MRLKPEQLDAQLQRGPSPVYLISGDEPLQSGEAADAVRLAAKQAGYDVREVIGIEQGNEWPLLSFAADSLSIFSDRKLIDLRLPSGKPGQDGSKTLIAYCQNPPPDTILLITSGKLDGNAVKAQWFQAIDKLGVIVQVWPLQGGELLNWLQRRSEKRGLTLSHDALKNLAVRVEGNLLAAAQEIEKLFILYGTHSIDPAKIEYGVADSARFDVFRLTDYLLAGRLNRATKVLGGLKAEGVAAPIVLWALSRELRILCNAKSELEAGASVDSVCRKYQIRDKRKPATLETMKRLRSEDLQRLVSSCAQIDRTIKGQLPGDSWEALFQLCVGICRPDLGLQHH, encoded by the coding sequence ATGCGTTTAAAACCCGAGCAGTTGGACGCGCAATTGCAGCGCGGACCGAGTCCGGTCTATTTGATCAGCGGCGATGAGCCGCTGCAATCAGGCGAAGCTGCCGACGCCGTCAGATTAGCCGCCAAACAAGCCGGCTACGACGTCCGCGAAGTCATCGGCATAGAACAAGGCAATGAGTGGCCGTTGCTGAGTTTTGCAGCCGACAGTCTGTCGATTTTTTCCGATAGAAAGCTAATCGATCTGCGCTTGCCGTCCGGCAAACCGGGCCAAGACGGCAGCAAAACCCTGATCGCCTATTGCCAAAATCCGCCGCCGGATACGATATTGCTGATAACTTCCGGCAAATTGGACGGAAACGCAGTGAAAGCGCAGTGGTTTCAAGCCATAGACAAACTCGGGGTTATCGTGCAGGTATGGCCCTTGCAAGGCGGCGAGTTGTTAAATTGGCTGCAACGACGTAGCGAAAAAAGAGGCTTGACGCTTAGCCACGACGCCCTTAAAAATCTGGCTGTTAGGGTGGAGGGCAATTTACTGGCCGCAGCCCAAGAAATCGAGAAACTGTTTATTCTGTACGGCACGCACTCGATAGACCCTGCGAAAATCGAATACGGCGTTGCCGACAGCGCTCGCTTCGACGTATTCAGATTGACCGACTATCTACTGGCCGGACGGCTAAACCGTGCGACTAAAGTACTCGGCGGCTTGAAGGCCGAAGGCGTCGCCGCACCGATCGTACTGTGGGCGTTGAGTAGAGAACTGCGCATCCTTTGCAACGCTAAAAGCGAACTGGAAGCCGGTGCCTCGGTAGACAGCGTTTGCCGAAAATATCAGATTAGGGACAAACGCAAACCGGCTACGCTGGAAACCATGAAACGCCTGCGGTCTGAAGATTTGCAACGGCTCGTTTCGTCCTGTGCCCAAATCGACCGCACCATTAAAGGCCAGCTGCCCGGAGATAGCTGGGAAGCCTTATTTCAACTGTGCGTCGGCATCTGTAGACCCGATCTGGGGCTGCAGCACCATTAA
- a CDS encoding putative bifunctional diguanylate cyclase/phosphodiesterase, giving the protein MNFLPFAYDEFSGFLPHGHCYLWQSDLLWLHVVSDALIVCSYYSIPFALFYLLIKRKDIQFGWIYAGFGLFIFLCGTTHLLSIWNIWVPDYWLSGIVKAATAVSSVATALLIWPLIPQALAIPSQAELMAANRALADEVQSHRITLHELRKLSSAIEYSSGMVVITDIDSRIQYCNPAFFSITGYRRDEVIGQKVNLIKSDLTSAETYEQLWATLHSGNAWHGEFLNRKKNGDLFWCLESIAPVLDEHDKVTNFVSVIHDISDRKDSEQLICHMAYFDPLTDLPNRSLFSERLDQAIAYAKRNRGLFSVMYLDLDKFKHVNDTLGHTIGDKLLIEVGRRINACLREQETVARLGGDEFAIISLQLHTPADAGDIAQRIIDVVKQALVIDSHSVFVSASIGISVYPDDATDAPQLIKHADDALYTAKRHGRNKFEFYNAAANAKAMRRMMIESHLRKAMDRDEFSLHYQPEIDLKTGRICGAEALLRWNSQLGAIGPDEFILIAEHSGIIAELGVWVLKKACRDFSRPEFSGLNQLKIAINLSARQFKHAGLFADVKRVLEETGFPSNRLQLELTETALMDDVESAIEQMQMLKGLGIELAIDDFGTGFSSLSYLRRFPVDTLKIDKSFVGDLVDADDACIVRSIIGLAHGLKLKVIAEGVETAAQVQLLEEYGCDQAQGYWYAAPAKIEDFCRLFQSKTQV; this is encoded by the coding sequence ATGAACTTTTTACCCTTTGCTTACGACGAGTTTTCCGGTTTTTTGCCGCACGGCCATTGTTATTTGTGGCAAAGCGATTTGTTGTGGTTGCATGTCGTATCCGATGCGTTAATCGTCTGTTCCTATTATTCGATTCCGTTCGCGCTGTTTTATTTATTGATCAAGCGTAAAGACATACAGTTCGGCTGGATTTACGCGGGTTTCGGTTTGTTTATCTTTCTTTGCGGTACCACGCATTTGCTTAGCATATGGAATATATGGGTGCCGGATTATTGGCTTTCCGGCATAGTCAAGGCCGCGACGGCCGTCAGTTCCGTAGCAACCGCGCTGCTTATTTGGCCGTTGATTCCCCAAGCATTGGCGATACCCAGCCAAGCCGAATTGATGGCGGCGAATCGGGCTTTGGCCGACGAAGTTCAAAGTCATAGAATCACTCTGCACGAGTTGCGCAAGTTGTCGTCGGCGATTGAGTACAGCTCCGGAATGGTCGTGATAACAGACATAGACAGCCGTATCCAATATTGTAATCCGGCGTTTTTTTCTATCACAGGTTACCGGCGAGACGAAGTAATCGGGCAAAAAGTCAATCTGATTAAGTCGGATCTGACTTCGGCTGAAACCTACGAACAGCTATGGGCGACTTTACACTCCGGAAACGCTTGGCATGGCGAGTTTTTAAACCGCAAAAAAAACGGCGATTTGTTCTGGTGTCTGGAGTCGATAGCGCCGGTGTTGGATGAGCACGATAAGGTGACCAATTTCGTGTCGGTTATACACGATATCAGCGACCGTAAAGATTCGGAACAGCTTATCTGCCACATGGCTTATTTCGATCCGCTTACCGACTTGCCTAACCGGAGCTTATTCAGCGAGCGTCTGGATCAGGCGATTGCCTATGCCAAACGTAATCGGGGCTTGTTTTCGGTCATGTATTTAGACTTGGATAAATTTAAGCACGTCAACGACACCTTGGGGCATACGATAGGCGACAAGCTGTTGATCGAAGTCGGCCGGCGCATCAACGCGTGTTTGCGCGAGCAGGAGACCGTGGCCAGATTGGGCGGCGACGAATTCGCGATTATCAGTTTGCAATTGCACACGCCGGCAGACGCCGGAGACATTGCTCAGCGCATCATAGATGTCGTCAAACAAGCTTTGGTCATCGACAGCCATAGTGTATTCGTCAGCGCCAGTATCGGCATTAGCGTATACCCGGACGACGCTACCGATGCCCCTCAATTGATCAAACATGCGGACGACGCGCTTTACACCGCCAAACGCCACGGACGCAACAAATTCGAGTTTTACAATGCGGCGGCTAATGCCAAAGCGATGCGGCGCATGATGATAGAGAGTCATTTGCGCAAAGCGATGGACAGAGACGAATTTTCCTTGCATTATCAGCCGGAAATAGACTTAAAGACCGGCCGGATATGCGGGGCCGAAGCCTTGTTGCGTTGGAATTCGCAATTGGGGGCCATAGGCCCGGACGAATTTATCCTGATTGCCGAGCATAGCGGCATCATCGCGGAGCTGGGCGTTTGGGTGTTAAAAAAGGCCTGCCGGGATTTTTCCCGTCCGGAATTTAGCGGATTAAATCAATTAAAGATCGCCATTAATTTATCCGCCAGACAATTCAAGCATGCCGGTTTGTTTGCCGATGTGAAGCGGGTGTTGGAGGAAACCGGTTTTCCGAGTAACCGCTTGCAGTTGGAGCTGACCGAGACCGCTTTAATGGACGACGTCGAGAGTGCGATAGAACAAATGCAGATGCTGAAAGGCTTGGGGATCGAATTGGCTATAGATGACTTCGGTACCGGTTTTTCGTCTCTCAGTTATTTACGGCGCTTTCCGGTCGATACCTTAAAAATCGACAAATCCTTCGTTGGAGATTTGGTCGATGCGGACGACGCCTGTATCGTGCGTTCGATCATCGGCTTGGCGCACGGCTTGAAACTTAAGGTTATCGCGGAAGGGGTGGAAACGGCCGCTCAAGTACAATTGCTGGAAGAATACGGCTGCGACCAAGCCCAAGGCTACTGGTATGCGGCGCCGGCCAAGATAGAAGATTTTTGCCGATTGTTTCAATCGAAGACGCAGGTTTGA